A single Pseudomonas sp. DC1.2 DNA region contains:
- a CDS encoding helix-turn-helix domain-containing protein, which translates to MPLRDSLAAVLRLVRSARGLSKDDFHGQLDPKHVYNLENAKTSVTLETLQILASTLKVDPLALLTLAASLDRKQTHDELLEHLSKEVRMLSDLGVVADWPSQFENGALLSMRAGTRTPPEKIEAVLICRARGMTQKQTATELGIPSSTVNRIWNRKEESK; encoded by the coding sequence ATGCCATTGAGAGATTCGCTGGCAGCCGTTCTTCGGCTAGTCCGGTCTGCGCGTGGTCTTTCGAAGGATGACTTCCATGGCCAGCTTGATCCGAAGCACGTCTATAACCTCGAGAATGCAAAGACCAGCGTGACCCTCGAAACACTCCAAATTCTCGCCTCAACCCTGAAGGTCGATCCGCTAGCGCTCCTCACGCTGGCAGCGAGCCTAGACAGAAAGCAGACGCACGATGAACTGCTCGAGCACCTAAGCAAGGAAGTCAGGATGTTGAGCGACCTCGGTGTTGTCGCTGATTGGCCAAGTCAATTCGAAAATGGCGCCCTGTTATCAATGCGTGCAGGTACGCGGACTCCACCCGAAAAAATAGAAGCGGTGCTCATCTGTCGTGCGCGGGGCATGACTCAAAAACAGACCGCCACTGAACTGGGCATTCCGTCCTCGACGGTCAATCGTATTTGGAATCGGAAGGAAGAGAGTAAATGA